The proteins below come from a single Sorghum bicolor cultivar BTx623 chromosome 4, Sorghum_bicolor_NCBIv3, whole genome shotgun sequence genomic window:
- the LOC8068282 gene encoding probable calcium-binding protein CML11, with amino-acid sequence MSDATTAPTADAAAHSKQAPSSAPSSLETTMASIRRGGGSSVAATMSQQASQQQQQPSRLDDDQLAELREIFRSFDRNADGSLTQLELGSLLRSLGLTPSADQLDALITRADTNSNGLVEFSEFVALVAPDLLADRSPYSEDQLRKLFAIFDRDGNGFITAAELAHSMARLGHALTVKELTGMIKEADTDGDGRINFQEFSRAITAAAFDNILY; translated from the coding sequence ATGAGCGACGCGACCACGGCCCCCACCGCCGACGCTGCCGCGCACAGCAAGCAGGCGCCGTCGTCCGCCCCGTCGTCGCTGGAGACGACGATGGCAAGCATCCGACGGGGCGGCGGCAGCTCCGTGGCCGCCACCATGAGCCAGCAGGcatcgcagcagcagcagcagccgtcgCGGCTGGACGACGACCAGCTGGCGGAGCTGCGGGAGATCTTCCGGTCCTTCGACCGCAACGCCGACGGCAGCCTGACGCAGCTGGAGCTGGGGTCCCTGCTCCGGTCGCTGGGCCTGACGCCCAGCGCCGACCAGCTGGACGCGCTCATCACCCGCGCCGACACCAACTCCAACGGCCTCGTCGAGTTCTCCGAGTTCGTCGCGCTCGTCGCCCCCGACCTCCTCGCCGACCGGTCCCCGTACTCCGAGGACCAGCTCCGCAAGCTCTTCGCCATCTTCGACCGCGATGGGAACGGGTTCATCACCGCCGCCGAGCTCGCGCACTCCATGGCCAGGCTCGGCCACGCGCTCACCGTCAAGGAGCTCACCGGGATGATCAAGGAGGCGGACACCGACGGCGACGGCCGGATCAACTTCCAGGAGTTCTCGCGCGCCATCACCGCCGCCGCATTTGACAACATCTTATACTGA
- the LOC8055065 gene encoding 3-isopropylmalate dehydratase large subunit, chloroplastic: MASSISAAAKASTAFAHKKELAAPAPAQHRAGSSRRTKPCRVRAVASPARAPRAPSSTGSVKSAMTMTEKILARASERAALEPGENVWVDVDVLMTHDVCGPGTIGIFKKEFGEDAKVWDREKVVIIPDHYIFTTDERANRNVDILRDFCLEQNIKYFYDIKDLSNFKANPDYKGVCHVALAQEGHCRPGEVLLGTDSHTCNAGAFGQFATGIGNTDAGFVLGTGKALLKVPPTIRFVLDGEMPPYLLAKDLILQIIGEISVSGATYKSMEFVGSTVESLTMEERMTLCNMVIEAGGKNGVVPADETTFKYLEGKTSVDYEPVYSDAQARFFSDYRFDVSKLEPVVAKPHSPDNRALARECKDVKVDRVYIGSCTGGKTEDFLAAAKVFLASGKKVKVPTFLVPATQKVWMDVYSLPVPGSGGKTCSQIFEEAGCDTPASPSCGACLGGPRDTYARMNEPMVCVSTTNRNFPGRMGHKEGQIYLASPYTAAASALTGYVTDPRDFLM, translated from the exons ATGGCCTCCTCCATCTCCGCCGCCGCCAAGGCCTCCACGGCCTTCGCCCACAAG AAGGAGCTCGCCGCGCCGGCGCCCGCGCAGCACCGCGCGGGCTCGAGCCGCCGGACCAAGCCATGCCGCGTGCGCGCCGTCGCCTCGCCTGCGCGCGCTCCCCGCGCCCCGTCGTCCACCGGCTCG GTGAAGAGCGCGATGACGATGACGGAGAAGATCCTGGCGCGGGCGTCGGAGCGCGCGGCGCTGGAGCCCGGGGAGAACGTGTGGGTGGACGTCGACGTGCTCATGACGCACGACGTCTGCGGCCCCGGCACCATCGGCATCTTCAAGAAGGAATTCGGGGAGGACGCCAAGGTCTGGGACCGCGAGAAGGTCGTCATCATCCCGGACCACTACATCTTCACCACCGACGAGCGTGCCAACCGCAATGTCGACATCCTCAGGGACTTCTGTCTCGAGCAGAACATCAAGTACTTCTATGACATCAAGGACCTCAGCAATTTCAAG GCTAATCCAGACTACAAAGGTGTCTGCCACGTTGCACTTGCTCAGGAAGGCCACTGCCGACCAGGCGAG GTTCTCCTGGGCACTGATTCTCATACGTGCAATGCTGGAGCCTTTGGTCAATTTGCTACCGGAATTGGAAACACCGATGCTGGTTTTGTGTTGGGCACTGGAAAGGCTCTTCTCAAG GTGCCACCTACAATCAGGTTTGTATTAGATGGAGAAATGCCGCCTTATTTACTTGCGAAGGATCTGATTTTGCAA ATTATTGGTGAGATTTCAGTATCTGGCGCAACCTACAAATCAATGGAGTTTGTTGGATCAACTGTAGAGAGTCTAACT ATGGAAGAGCGTATGACACTATGCAACATGGTTATTGAAGCTGGTGGAAAGAACGGTGTTGTGCCTGCTGATGAAACTACATTTAAATACCTTGAG GGTAAGACATCAGTTGATTATGAACCTGTCTACAGTGATGCTCAGGCCAG ATTTTTTAGTGACTACCGTTTTGATGTATCAAAACTGGAGCCAGTAGTTGCCAAG CCACATTCGCCTGACAACCGTGCTCTAGCAAGAGAATGCAAAGATGTCAAGGTTGACCGAGTCTATATTGGTTCTTGCACTGGTGGTAAGACTGAGGACTTCCTTGCTGCTGCAAAGGTGTTCTTAGCCTCG GGAAAGAAGGTTAAAGTTCCCACATTTCTTGTCCCTGCCACACAAAAG GTGTGGATGGACGTATATAGCCTCCCTGTACCAGGATCTGGTGGCAAAACTTGCTCCCAGATATTTGAGGAGGCTGGTTGTGATACACCAGCAAGTCCTAGCTGTGGTGCTTGTTTGGGTGGTCCTCGTGATACATATGCACGGATGAATGAACCTATG GTCTGCGTGTCCACTACGAACAGGAACTTCCCGGGCAGGATGGGGCACAAGGAAGGGCAGATCTACCTGGCGTCTCCCTACACTGCAGCTGCCTCAGCCCTGACGGGGTATGTTACGGACCCCAGGGACTTCCTCATGTAA